In Variovorax paradoxus, a single genomic region encodes these proteins:
- a CDS encoding response regulator has product MIDILMVDDHTIFRSGLQRLLLDETDIRTTGEAANGAEALAQVRQRRFDVVLLDINMEGRNGLEVLASIRAAQPSLPVLMLSMYAEEQYALVAIQGGARGYIAKDAEPAELVRAIRRVAAGGQYLSARAAPLVSGQLEGRDERPAHQRLTVREHQIMLMMLKGMSLTVIGEEMLISVKTVSTHRTNILEKLGVASTAELVLYAVRHGIIQ; this is encoded by the coding sequence GTGATCGACATCCTCATGGTCGACGACCACACCATCTTCCGCTCCGGGCTGCAGCGCCTGCTGCTGGACGAAACCGACATCCGCACCACCGGCGAGGCAGCCAACGGCGCCGAGGCGCTGGCCCAGGTGCGCCAGCGCCGCTTCGACGTGGTGCTGCTGGACATCAACATGGAGGGCCGCAACGGGCTGGAAGTGCTGGCGTCGATCCGCGCGGCGCAGCCTTCACTGCCGGTGCTGATGCTGTCGATGTACGCGGAGGAGCAGTACGCGCTGGTCGCCATCCAGGGCGGCGCGCGGGGCTACATTGCCAAGGACGCCGAGCCCGCCGAACTGGTGCGCGCCATCCGCCGCGTGGCGGCCGGCGGCCAGTACCTGAGCGCTCGCGCCGCGCCGCTGGTCAGCGGCCAGCTCGAGGGCCGCGACGAACGCCCGGCCCATCAGCGCCTCACGGTGCGCGAGCACCAGATCATGCTGATGATGCTCAAGGGCATGTCGCTCACAGTGATCGGCGAAGAGATGCTGATCAGCGTGAAGACCGTGAGTACGCACCGCACCAACATCCTCGAGAAGCTGGGCGTGGCCAGCACCGCCGAGCTGGTCCTCTACGCGGTGCGCCACGGCATCATCCAGTAG
- a CDS encoding PrsW family intramembrane metalloprotease gives MSINAPIFDKDQAAWPVGTDSFFQPQRAAFWVLAALIVNGLFYTVSMFSMGFRVVPVTAFLGLLVWGLYTLLFLAAFRTLDLLEQHPPEAFILAFAWGGMGAVYFAAPANIAIQSLCAKLISPDFVAVWGPAIAGPITEEFLKIAGVILLVLVARNQFQTYLSVLIVGALAGLGFQVIENLSYTVNASMHFPLENQVYPVFLNLLTRGLMSGLWSHAAYTTIASFGIAWFLLHPERPMVVRVAAALLAFALAWAMHFIWNSPFLEDLFDNGYGEMAVLLFVKGIPVMIAAGLIWHVAARENGTYLHALAAVFVPERELISDDEWVRLGAPMQRYKVRREMGWTYGWRARRLKTRLQREQLRLIRKAGTYGRGPQTLRHEIAIRQLRAELDPLIQPRQA, from the coding sequence ATGAGCATCAACGCCCCGATCTTCGACAAGGACCAGGCCGCATGGCCGGTCGGCACCGACTCTTTCTTCCAGCCGCAGCGCGCGGCGTTCTGGGTGTTGGCGGCGCTGATCGTCAACGGCCTGTTCTACACGGTGAGCATGTTCTCGATGGGTTTCCGCGTGGTGCCCGTCACGGCCTTCCTGGGGCTGCTGGTGTGGGGGCTCTACACGCTGCTTTTCCTGGCGGCCTTTCGCACGCTGGACCTGCTCGAGCAGCACCCGCCGGAGGCGTTCATCCTGGCCTTCGCGTGGGGCGGCATGGGCGCGGTCTACTTCGCGGCGCCGGCCAACATCGCGATCCAGAGCCTGTGCGCCAAGCTCATATCGCCCGACTTCGTGGCGGTGTGGGGGCCGGCCATCGCCGGGCCGATCACGGAAGAGTTCCTGAAGATCGCGGGCGTCATCCTGCTGGTGCTGGTCGCGCGCAACCAGTTCCAGACTTACCTCTCGGTGCTCATCGTCGGCGCGCTGGCGGGGCTGGGCTTCCAGGTGATCGAGAACCTGAGCTACACCGTCAACGCCTCCATGCACTTTCCGCTGGAGAACCAGGTCTATCCGGTGTTCCTCAACCTGCTCACCCGCGGGCTCATGAGCGGGCTGTGGAGCCATGCGGCCTACACCACCATCGCGTCCTTCGGCATCGCCTGGTTCCTGCTGCACCCCGAACGGCCGATGGTGGTGCGGGTGGCGGCGGCGCTGCTGGCCTTCGCGCTTGCGTGGGCAATGCACTTCATCTGGAACTCGCCGTTCCTGGAAGACCTGTTCGACAACGGCTACGGCGAAATGGCCGTGCTGCTGTTCGTCAAAGGCATCCCCGTGATGATTGCGGCCGGTTTGATCTGGCATGTGGCCGCGCGCGAGAACGGCACCTACCTGCATGCGCTCGCGGCCGTCTTCGTGCCCGAGCGCGAACTGATCAGCGACGACGAATGGGTGCGGCTGGGCGCGCCCATGCAACGCTACAAGGTGCGCCGCGAGATGGGCTGGACCTACGGCTGGCGCGCCAGGCGGCTCAAGACGAGGCTGCAGCGCGAACAGCTGCGGCTCATCCGCAAGGCCGGCACCTACGGCCGGGGGCCGCAGACGCTGCGCCATGAAATCGCCATCAGGCAGCTGCGCGCGGAACTCGATCCGCTGATCCAGCCGCGTCAGGCCTGA
- a CDS encoding acyl-CoA thioester hydrolase/BAAT C-terminal domain-containing protein has protein sequence MAALMASHGYVTLALAYFAAEGLPPTLDRIPLEYFGTALQWLATQPGVMADRIGVIGVSRGGELALLLGANHPVIRAVVAYVPSGIVHGAYPENGFSAWTLGGKELPFSGSYSAEERTGIAVERINGPVLMISGLDDQLWPSTELTEFAVRRFQRNNFRHRAEHLRYENAGHSIGWPNGPTTTLNFRHPVSGEEMIAGGTPEGTAWARSDSWARMLEFVRSALIDAPAP, from the coding sequence ATGGCCGCGCTGATGGCATCCCACGGCTATGTGACCTTGGCATTGGCCTACTTCGCGGCCGAGGGTTTGCCACCCACGCTGGATCGCATCCCCCTCGAATACTTCGGCACCGCGCTGCAGTGGCTGGCGACTCAGCCGGGAGTTATGGCAGATCGTATCGGCGTGATCGGCGTCTCGCGCGGCGGCGAACTGGCGTTGCTGCTCGGCGCGAACCATCCGGTCATCCGCGCTGTCGTCGCGTATGTGCCCAGCGGCATCGTGCATGGCGCGTACCCGGAGAACGGCTTCAGCGCCTGGACGCTGGGCGGCAAGGAGCTGCCGTTTTCCGGCAGCTATTCCGCAGAGGAACGGACCGGCATCGCGGTGGAAAGAATCAATGGCCCGGTACTGATGATCTCCGGCCTCGACGACCAGTTGTGGCCATCGACAGAACTGACGGAATTCGCCGTCCGGCGCTTTCAACGGAACAACTTCCGCCACCGCGCCGAACACCTGCGCTACGAGAACGCAGGCCACAGCATCGGCTGGCCCAACGGGCCGACGACCACGCTGAATTTCAGGCATCCCGTGTCCGGGGAAGAAATGATCGCGGGCGGCACGCCTGAAGGAACGGCTTGGGCGCGAAGCGACTCGTGGGCACGGATGCTCGAGTTCGTTCGAAGCGCACTCATCGACGCACCAGCGCCCTGA
- a CDS encoding acyl-CoA thioesterase/BAAT N-terminal domain-containing protein translates to MMKFDPLPTQCLVDQSLEIRVRGAVPGEAVVLKLGNRFKDTVFLSEATFEADASGVIDLLAQAPISGSYGNVDAMGLFWSRVPITGERAAAVPGLSDDPLTTTLTAESTDGRHSISHAIRRVYLGTGVTSRAVDANGLVGKLFEPPGAGPHPALLVLGGSGGGIE, encoded by the coding sequence ATGATGAAGTTCGATCCGTTGCCAACGCAATGCCTCGTGGACCAATCGCTGGAGATCCGCGTTCGAGGCGCCGTGCCCGGCGAGGCGGTCGTCCTGAAGCTCGGCAATCGCTTCAAGGACACGGTGTTCCTCTCCGAAGCCACCTTCGAGGCGGACGCCTCCGGCGTGATCGACCTTCTCGCGCAGGCGCCGATCTCGGGCTCGTATGGCAACGTGGATGCAATGGGACTGTTCTGGTCCCGCGTACCGATCACCGGTGAGCGTGCCGCAGCGGTGCCGGGCCTGAGCGACGACCCGCTCACCACTACGCTGACGGCCGAAAGCACGGATGGCCGGCATTCGATCTCCCATGCGATCCGGCGCGTGTACCTGGGCACCGGCGTGACTTCGCGGGCAGTCGACGCCAACGGACTCGTGGGCAAGTTGTTCGAGCCGCCGGGTGCGGGCCCGCACCCGGCGTTGCTGGTACTGGGAGGTTCAGGCGGCGGCATCGAGTAG
- a CDS encoding GNAT family N-acetyltransferase, whose product MKIDMRNEAPSDAHAIEALTAAAFLEAPHSSHTEQFIVNALRRAGQLSVSLVAQDGDRIVGHVAVSPVRISDGTTGWYGLGPISVAPALQAKGIGSRLMHEALAALRGIGAAGCVVLGDPGYYGRFGFAATPALVYPGVPPQYFQALCFSGPMPAGTVAYHAAFEAQD is encoded by the coding sequence ATGAAGATCGACATGAGAAACGAAGCGCCATCCGACGCGCACGCCATCGAGGCATTGACCGCCGCGGCCTTTCTGGAAGCGCCACACTCCAGCCATACCGAGCAATTCATCGTCAACGCGCTGCGGCGCGCGGGGCAACTGAGCGTTTCGCTGGTTGCGCAAGACGGCGATCGGATCGTCGGCCATGTCGCGGTGTCGCCCGTGCGCATTTCGGACGGCACGACCGGCTGGTACGGGCTGGGCCCGATCTCCGTGGCGCCGGCGCTCCAGGCAAAAGGCATCGGCTCGCGCCTCATGCACGAGGCATTGGCCGCGCTGCGCGGCATCGGTGCGGCCGGCTGCGTGGTGCTGGGCGATCCTGGCTACTACGGCCGCTTCGGCTTCGCGGCCACGCCGGCATTGGTGTATCCGGGTGTGCCGCCACAGTACTTCCAGGCGCTGTGCTTCAGCGGGCCGATGCCTGCCGGCACCGTCGCGTATCACGCGGCATTCGAGGCGCAGGACTGA
- a CDS encoding DUF2845 domain-containing protein encodes MRTTAASAFSLFFCIAALLYGAGVSAQSLSCGGMLSGVGDSKFSVVQKCGEPVSKEFVCVPRPQVAWVLSPYPGGPAQQVLTQQCVPMEDWVYNRGQGSFLGIVRFYNGTVESVRDGDRVR; translated from the coding sequence ATGCGCACCACCGCCGCGAGCGCCTTCTCCCTCTTCTTCTGCATTGCCGCACTCCTGTACGGCGCGGGCGTATCCGCCCAGTCGCTGAGCTGCGGCGGCATGCTCTCCGGCGTGGGCGACTCCAAGTTCTCTGTCGTGCAGAAATGCGGCGAGCCGGTGTCCAAGGAATTCGTCTGCGTGCCGCGCCCGCAGGTCGCCTGGGTGCTTTCGCCCTACCCCGGCGGCCCAGCGCAGCAGGTGCTTACGCAGCAATGCGTGCCGATGGAAGACTGGGTGTACAACCGCGGCCAGGGCAGCTTCCTGGGCATCGTGCGCTTCTACAACGGCACGGTGGAATCGGTGCGCGACGGCGACCGGGTGCGCTGA
- a CDS encoding cupin domain-containing protein has product MNAMSPLLRRHSAALGFGALAVAAAGWALLPHAGRQSAARFIDDICSTVSRPMFASAPPVEGSGAAARPRTSVKVISCEALPHVPGKSVTTAIVDFPPMAYSPAHRHPGSVTAIILEGRVRSQLAGTPPGDYRSGETFFEPPGTLHLFAENPDPVRHAKLVSVFVTEANCGPLVLPP; this is encoded by the coding sequence ATGAATGCGATGTCGCCTTTGCTGCGGCGGCACAGCGCGGCCCTCGGCTTCGGCGCGCTGGCCGTCGCCGCGGCGGGCTGGGCGCTGCTGCCGCACGCGGGCAGGCAGTCGGCCGCCCGGTTCATCGACGACATCTGCAGCACGGTGAGCCGGCCGATGTTCGCCTCGGCACCGCCAGTCGAGGGTTCGGGCGCGGCCGCGCGGCCGAGGACTTCGGTGAAGGTGATCTCGTGCGAGGCGCTGCCGCATGTGCCCGGCAAGTCCGTCACCACGGCCATCGTCGACTTCCCGCCGATGGCCTATTCGCCGGCCCACCGACATCCGGGTTCTGTGACCGCGATCATTCTCGAAGGCAGGGTGCGTTCGCAACTGGCCGGCACGCCGCCCGGCGACTACCGAAGCGGCGAGACCTTCTTCGAGCCGCCCGGCACGCTGCACCTGTTTGCCGAAAACCCCGATCCGGTGAGGCACGCGAAGCTGGTGTCGGTGTTCGTGACCGAGGCGAATTGCGGGCCGCTGGTGCTGCCGCCCTGA
- a CDS encoding PAS domain-containing sensor histidine kinase, with translation MTDLERDNSLPDMPFHTIVEQMVAGIYVIQDDCFVYCNATWAAIAGYTVQEATGMSLAQIVPPDFLEVVRSRIRARLAEQPPSMHFITRGLHRDGSVRLVEVHGTRITYRGRPAVMGVGVDVTDRVRNEEELKRSREQLQALAAYTANKLEEQRLAMARDVHDVLGGMLTSIKMDATRIQRRAENPEMQSLTRDLIALTQQTIDTVKQISEALRPSALDHLDLSVALANELHAFTRRSGVPHALDTGTATPRLLPRHTTAVYRIFQEGLTNVSRHSKASHVGVTLRVEGAQLVLELHDDGCGFDTRTPGGSALGLLSMRERAREIGGELRIESAPGRGTRLALRAPLL, from the coding sequence GTGACAGACCTGGAGCGAGACAACAGCCTGCCGGACATGCCCTTCCACACCATCGTGGAGCAGATGGTCGCGGGCATCTATGTCATTCAGGACGACTGCTTCGTCTACTGCAACGCCACCTGGGCCGCCATTGCGGGCTACACGGTGCAGGAAGCCACAGGCATGTCGCTCGCGCAGATCGTGCCGCCCGACTTCCTGGAAGTGGTGCGCTCGCGCATCCGCGCCCGTCTGGCGGAGCAGCCGCCCAGCATGCACTTCATCACGCGCGGACTGCACCGCGACGGCAGCGTGCGGCTGGTGGAGGTGCACGGCACGCGCATCACCTATCGCGGCCGGCCCGCGGTGATGGGCGTCGGCGTGGACGTGACCGACCGCGTGCGCAACGAGGAAGAGCTCAAGCGCTCGCGCGAGCAGCTGCAGGCGCTGGCCGCCTACACCGCCAACAAGCTGGAAGAACAGCGCCTGGCGATGGCGCGCGACGTGCACGATGTGCTCGGCGGCATGCTGACCTCCATCAAGATGGACGCCACACGCATCCAGCGCCGCGCAGAAAACCCCGAGATGCAGTCGCTCACCCGGGACTTGATCGCGCTCACGCAGCAGACCATCGACACGGTCAAGCAGATCTCCGAGGCGCTGCGCCCCAGCGCGCTCGACCACCTCGACCTGTCGGTGGCGCTGGCGAACGAGCTGCACGCCTTCACGCGCCGCTCCGGCGTGCCGCATGCGCTCGACACCGGCACCGCCACGCCGCGGCTGCTGCCGCGCCACACCACGGCCGTCTACCGCATCTTCCAGGAAGGCCTGACCAACGTGTCGCGCCATTCGAAGGCCTCGCACGTGGGCGTGACGCTGCGCGTGGAAGGCGCCCAGCTGGTGCTGGAGCTGCACGACGACGGCTGCGGCTTCGACACCCGCACGCCCGGCGGCAGCGCGCTGGGCCTGCTGAGCATGCGCGAGCGGGCAAGAGAGATCGGCGGCGAGCTGCGCATCGAATCGGCACCGGGCCGGGGCACGCGCCTCGCGCTGCGCGCCCCGCTGCTCTGA
- a CDS encoding carboxylesterase/lipase family protein, which yields MNHRQFSLFRLLRMAALSALCALGAIAAPALAAYNQSLTRTLDAGQIYGKAAANNTHAFLGIPFAQPPVGNLRWRAPQPPVPWSGSRAATTLAGMCAQVGNPFGEPDPATFGQPVGSEDCLYLNVWRPNSSADNLPVFFWIHGGSNTKGTARDPSYDGAYLAQKANMVVVTVQYRMGMLGWLNHPALKTGNALDDSGNFTTLDLVRALDWVKANAGAFGGNPGQVTVAGQSAGCINTWGLLQSPLAAGKFHRALCMSGIPNAYPPVVGTLAAESLIDSLLVDTGRASTIAQATAQRASMSQGDIAALLRNATAAQIMKFTPSPVVPGHFTDGTVIRASGLPGLLLGDYNKMPIMIGSTHDEGSYFAFLFGMGQPTQQEFWNLANYAAPGTVTFNQLIKPEFRPIYTQTHEALTYALDNVIDNVIRVLRLQNGDIYRYNYNWDDTPQPWKDTFGAFHAIDVAALFGNFVTDQPNFSRFAWSTANASSRKALSDKFIDYTASFARYGAPTRLFDGKAPWTGWTNFVCLLCNKRMIFDNQSYMSPDDYLFFWPRYSLLSPQQRDFLFQQLDFNALPDSVDPLRSGPR from the coding sequence ATGAATCATCGGCAGTTTTCGCTGTTCCGCCTGCTTCGCATGGCGGCCTTGTCCGCGCTCTGCGCGCTCGGCGCCATCGCAGCACCCGCGCTGGCGGCCTACAACCAGAGCCTCACGCGCACGCTGGATGCCGGCCAGATCTACGGCAAGGCTGCGGCCAACAACACGCATGCCTTCCTCGGCATTCCCTTCGCGCAGCCGCCGGTGGGCAACCTCCGGTGGCGCGCGCCCCAGCCGCCCGTGCCCTGGAGTGGCTCGCGCGCTGCCACCACGCTGGCCGGCATGTGCGCGCAGGTCGGCAACCCCTTCGGCGAGCCCGACCCCGCCACTTTCGGCCAGCCCGTGGGCAGCGAAGACTGCCTCTACCTGAACGTGTGGCGCCCCAACTCCAGCGCCGACAACCTGCCGGTGTTCTTCTGGATCCACGGCGGCAGCAACACCAAGGGCACGGCGCGCGACCCCAGCTACGACGGCGCCTACCTCGCGCAGAAGGCCAACATGGTGGTGGTGACGGTGCAGTACCGCATGGGCATGCTGGGCTGGCTCAACCATCCGGCGCTGAAGACCGGCAACGCGCTCGACGACTCGGGCAACTTCACCACGCTGGACCTGGTGCGCGCGCTCGACTGGGTCAAGGCCAATGCCGGCGCCTTCGGCGGCAACCCCGGGCAGGTGACGGTGGCGGGCCAGTCGGCAGGCTGCATCAACACCTGGGGCCTGCTGCAGTCGCCGCTGGCGGCGGGCAAGTTCCACCGCGCGCTGTGCATGTCGGGCATTCCCAATGCCTATCCGCCGGTGGTGGGCACGCTGGCGGCCGAGTCGCTGATCGACAGTCTGCTGGTCGACACCGGCCGCGCATCGACCATCGCACAGGCCACGGCGCAGCGCGCGTCTATGAGCCAGGGCGACATCGCCGCGCTGCTGCGCAACGCCACGGCGGCGCAGATCATGAAGTTCACGCCCAGCCCGGTGGTGCCCGGCCACTTCACCGACGGCACGGTGATTCGCGCGAGCGGCCTGCCGGGCCTGCTGCTGGGCGACTACAACAAGATGCCGATCATGATCGGCTCGACGCACGACGAGGGCTCGTACTTCGCCTTCCTGTTCGGCATGGGCCAGCCGACGCAGCAGGAGTTCTGGAACCTCGCCAACTACGCGGCACCGGGCACCGTGACCTTCAACCAGCTCATCAAGCCCGAGTTCCGCCCCATCTACACGCAGACTCACGAGGCGCTGACCTATGCGCTGGACAACGTGATCGACAACGTCATCCGCGTGCTGCGGCTGCAGAACGGCGACATCTACCGCTACAACTACAACTGGGACGACACGCCCCAGCCCTGGAAGGACACCTTCGGTGCGTTCCATGCGATCGACGTGGCGGCGCTGTTCGGCAATTTCGTGACCGACCAGCCGAACTTCTCGCGCTTTGCATGGAGCACGGCCAACGCCTCCAGCCGCAAGGCACTGTCGGACAAGTTCATCGACTACACGGCCAGCTTCGCGCGCTATGGCGCGCCCACGCGGCTGTTCGACGGCAAGGCGCCGTGGACGGGTTGGACCAACTTCGTCTGCCTGCTGTGCAACAAGCGGATGATCTTCGACAACCAGTCGTACATGTCGCCCGACGACTACCTGTTCTTCTGGCCCCGCTATTCGCTGCTGTCGCCGCAGCAACGCGACTTTCTTTTCCAGCAGCTGGATTTCAACGCGCTGCCCGATTCGGTCGACCCGCTGCGCAGCGGGCCGCGCTGA